One bacterium DNA window includes the following coding sequences:
- a CDS encoding P-II family nitrogen regulator codes for MKKIEAIIKPFKLDEVKEALTSMAVTGMTITEVKGFGRQKGHTELYRGAEYVIDFLPKVKIELVVKDGDVGKVVDAISKSAKTDKIGDGKIFVFPVETAIRIRTGETGESAI; via the coding sequence ATGAAAAAAATAGAAGCCATTATTAAACCGTTTAAACTGGACGAGGTAAAAGAAGCCTTAACCAGTATGGCGGTAACAGGGATGACAATAACCGAAGTAAAAGGTTTTGGTCGTCAAAAAGGGCATACCGAACTTTACCGCGGTGCCGAATACGTGATTGATTTTTTACCCAAGGTTAAAATTGAACTGGTGGTAAAAGACGGAGACGTAGGCAAAGTTGTTGATGCCATTTCTAAGTCGGCTAAAACCGATAAGATTGGCGATGGGAAAATTTTTGTTTTCCCGGTTGAAACCGCCATCCGTATCCGTACGGGTGAAACGGGCGAAAGCGCCATATAA